One part of the Thermoanaerobacterium sp. CMT5567-10 genome encodes these proteins:
- a CDS encoding LacI family DNA-binding transcriptional regulator → MNATIKDVAREAKVSIATVSRVLNNSAVVTDETKQRVLDAIKKTGYKPNALARSLKIQKTHTIGLIVPDISSPFYPEVVRGIEDIASMYSYNIFLCNTDQKEDKEMNYIEILSEKQVDGIIYMGDIIRDSVKQQLHDVGIPIVLAGTEDAEFEFPNVNIDNKKASYDAVKYLISLGHKKIGMISGPSDDPIGGVQRTSGYKEALSEAKIRFKSSLVVEGNFKARQAYLAMLKLLENNVDAVFAASDEMAAAAINAIFDSGFSVPEDIHVIGFDNTYLSYMFRPTITTIQRPAYDIGAVSMRLMTKLLAKEPIDDMHVILPHQLIVRESTGYGEEKK, encoded by the coding sequence GTGAATGCTACAATTAAAGATGTAGCTAGAGAAGCAAAAGTCTCTATAGCTACAGTATCCAGAGTTTTAAATAATAGTGCTGTTGTTACTGATGAGACAAAACAGAGAGTATTGGATGCTATAAAAAAGACAGGCTATAAACCGAATGCTCTCGCTAGAAGTTTAAAGATACAGAAGACTCACACAATAGGGCTTATTGTGCCTGACATATCAAGTCCTTTCTATCCTGAAGTCGTACGTGGGATTGAGGACATTGCTAGTATGTATTCCTACAATATATTTTTATGCAATACAGACCAAAAAGAAGACAAAGAGATGAATTATATAGAGATTTTAAGCGAAAAACAGGTTGATGGTATCATATATATGGGGGATATTATTAGAGATTCAGTAAAGCAGCAGCTTCATGATGTAGGGATACCGATAGTTTTAGCTGGTACAGAGGATGCAGAATTTGAGTTTCCTAATGTCAATATAGACAATAAAAAAGCTTCGTACGATGCTGTAAAATATTTAATTTCTTTAGGACACAAAAAAATAGGTATGATATCAGGCCCTTCTGATGATCCTATTGGAGGCGTTCAGAGGACAAGTGGATACAAAGAAGCTCTATCTGAAGCAAAGATTAGATTTAAATCTTCTCTTGTAGTAGAGGGTAACTTCAAAGCAAGGCAAGCATACCTTGCGATGCTAAAACTTTTGGAGAACAATGTTGATGCAGTTTTTGCTGCTTCAGATGAAATGGCTGCTGCCGCAATAAATGCTATATTTGATTCAGGTTTCAGCGTTCCAGAAGATATTCATGTTATTGGCTTTGACAACACATATCTATCTTATATGTTTAGGCCTACGATAACTACAATTCAAAGGCCAGCATACGATATAGGTGCTGTTAGCATGAGGCTTATGACGAAACTTCTTGCGAAAGAACCAATAGATGACATGCATGTTATTTTGCCTCATCAGCTTATTGTTAGGGAATCTACAGGATATGGTGAAGAAAAAAAATAG
- the nagA gene encoding N-acetylglucosamine-6-phosphate deacetylase: MSILIINGRLLLDNNIVDDKDLLIEDNKIAAIGKGLSGDNVINADGNYVSPGFIDIHIHGSAGYDTMDGTFDAINAISKSIAKRGTTSFLPTTMTEDKNKIKNAIKNVYENKNHVEGAEILGIHMEGPFINPKQKGAQDEKFILKPTIDNFLELCGDYLDIVKLVTIAPEIEGSLNLIKFLKEKGIIVSVGHTDSTYDEVAAGFKAGITHATHVFNAMRGFHHREVGTLGAIFDLDISTELIADGIHSVSPAIRTVLKLKGKENTNLITDAMMAANLSDGVYQLGGQDVYVKDGAARLKSGVLAGSTLTLDKAVKNILANTDLSLYESVALASYNSAKVIGVHDRKGLIKEGYDADIVIFDDDIDIKKTIVGGKIVYEKK, from the coding sequence ATGAGCATATTAATTATTAATGGAAGATTGCTACTTGACAACAATATCGTAGATGACAAAGACTTATTAATTGAAGATAACAAAATTGCCGCAATAGGAAAAGGACTTTCTGGCGACAATGTCATTAATGCCGATGGCAATTACGTATCACCTGGATTCATAGACATACATATACATGGATCTGCAGGCTATGATACGATGGATGGAACTTTTGATGCAATAAATGCCATCTCAAAGTCTATTGCAAAGCGCGGTACTACGTCATTTTTACCTACTACAATGACAGAAGATAAAAACAAAATAAAAAATGCCATTAAAAATGTATATGAAAATAAAAATCATGTTGAAGGCGCCGAAATTTTAGGCATCCACATGGAAGGGCCTTTTATAAACCCGAAGCAAAAAGGCGCACAGGATGAAAAATTCATACTTAAACCTACAATAGATAATTTCCTTGAACTTTGTGGGGACTACTTGGATATTGTAAAACTTGTTACAATCGCACCAGAAATAGAAGGTTCGCTAAATCTTATAAAATTTTTAAAAGAAAAAGGCATAATTGTGTCAGTTGGACATACCGATTCCACTTATGATGAAGTAGCTGCCGGGTTTAAAGCAGGCATAACTCATGCGACACACGTCTTTAACGCAATGAGAGGCTTCCATCATCGCGAAGTAGGAACTTTAGGAGCGATCTTCGATCTTGATATAAGCACCGAATTAATCGCAGATGGCATACACTCTGTCTCCCCAGCCATAAGGACAGTTTTAAAGCTAAAAGGCAAGGAAAACACAAATCTCATAACAGATGCAATGATGGCTGCAAATCTAAGCGATGGAGTATATCAATTAGGTGGTCAGGATGTATATGTGAAAGACGGAGCTGCCAGATTAAAAAGCGGTGTTCTTGCAGGAAGCACTCTTACATTAGATAAAGCTGTAAAAAATATTTTGGCAAACACCGACTTGTCACTTTACGAATCAGTTGCACTCGCATCATATAACAGTGCAAAAGTCATAGGAGTACATGACAGGAAAGGTCTTATAAAAGAAGGATATGATGCGGATATAGTAATTTTTGATGACGATATAGACATTAAAAAGACCATCGTTGGCGGGAAAATAGTTTATGAAAAAAAATAG
- a CDS encoding response regulator transcription factor — protein sequence MENILIIDDEEMLVKGLRLSLIQEGYYVDYAYDGEEGLEKIKSGNFDLVILDLMLPKIDGLTLCKEVRSFSNIPIIMLTAKGEDVDKIVGIEMGADDYLAKPFNTRELIARIRVLFRRTTSPFVKKHDIIKIGDITINVPDKIVQKNGKDIDLTNKEFDLLVLLASNPGKLFSKDKLMDLIWGFDFYGDTNTVNVHIRKLREKIEDDPANPKHIFTKWGSGYYMK from the coding sequence ATGGAAAACATTTTAATTATTGATGATGAAGAGATGCTTGTCAAAGGTTTGAGGTTGTCTCTTATTCAAGAAGGTTATTATGTTGATTATGCGTATGACGGAGAAGAAGGATTGGAAAAAATCAAAAGCGGTAATTTTGACTTAGTAATACTTGATTTAATGCTGCCTAAGATAGATGGTCTTACTCTCTGCAAGGAAGTAAGGTCATTTTCAAATATACCTATAATAATGCTTACTGCCAAAGGCGAAGATGTAGATAAAATTGTAGGAATAGAGATGGGGGCTGATGATTATCTGGCAAAACCGTTTAACACCAGAGAGCTCATAGCCAGAATCAGAGTTTTGTTCAGAAGAACAACATCACCTTTTGTTAAAAAACATGATATCATAAAGATAGGCGATATAACCATCAATGTTCCTGATAAAATAGTGCAGAAAAATGGCAAGGACATTGATCTTACTAATAAAGAATTTGATTTATTAGTTTTACTGGCTTCAAATCCCGGAAAGTTGTTTTCGAAAGACAAATTGATGGATCTTATATGGGGATTTGACTTTTATGGCGATACAAATACGGTAAATGTTCATATAAGAAAGCTTAGAGAGAAAATAGAGGATGATCCAGCAAATCCAAAACATATTTTTACAAAGTGGGGTTCAGGCTACTACATGAAATAG
- a CDS encoding ATP-binding protein, producing the protein MSIRWKIFSVYFIILIVSLASTGIYLFNNIYESYLANERVTNLTQANMIANLVSKFIGVSSYLIEPTIVDYSNQINSRILFTDVNGKVIVDSAGNGGIEGKDINSYSDVKSALKGTGSTSIHYITGSGWTMYSAVPVTIKNEIVGSVLLSTSIDDVMNFLYSIKMQMIYTFTAIGSIVSILSLIVAAFITKPLKRLTDATKVISEGKFDYKVDVNGNDEIGKLADAFNDMSTKLMKIDDERKRFVSDASHELKTPLAAIKALVEPLISSDNVDISVYKEFLKDINSEVDRMTRLVNELLVLARIDKIRSIENKTENISEIAYNVVENLEAIAKQKGVSLIFESDKNIFADVDADRFYRMIYNVVENGIKYTPSGGTVKLNLNSDDKNVYITISDTGIGISQETLPKVFERFSRGDTARSQKTGGFGLGLAIVKEIVDLHKGHIDVKSTVGKGTEFYITVPIKNV; encoded by the coding sequence TTGAGTATAAGATGGAAGATTTTTTCGGTTTATTTTATTATTCTTATTGTTTCACTTGCATCGACAGGCATTTATCTTTTTAATAATATTTATGAAAGTTATCTTGCAAACGAAAGAGTCACTAATTTGACGCAGGCCAACATGATTGCTAATTTGGTTTCAAAATTTATAGGCGTTTCATCGTACTTGATTGAGCCAACTATTGTGGACTATTCCAACCAGATAAATTCAAGGATTCTTTTTACTGATGTCAATGGAAAAGTAATTGTTGATTCGGCTGGCAATGGAGGAATTGAAGGCAAAGATATAAATAGCTATAGTGACGTTAAATCAGCTCTTAAAGGCACCGGCTCTACTAGTATACATTATATTACTGGTTCTGGCTGGACAATGTATTCGGCAGTTCCTGTGACTATAAAAAACGAAATTGTAGGAAGTGTTTTATTATCTACTTCAATTGATGATGTTATGAATTTTTTGTACTCAATAAAGATGCAGATGATTTATACATTTACGGCTATAGGCTCTATTGTAAGTATACTAAGCTTGATTGTAGCCGCCTTTATTACAAAGCCTTTAAAAAGGCTTACAGATGCTACTAAAGTAATATCAGAAGGAAAATTTGATTACAAAGTAGATGTGAACGGAAATGACGAGATTGGGAAGCTTGCGGATGCATTTAACGATATGAGTACAAAGCTTATGAAGATTGATGATGAAAGGAAGCGTTTTGTATCAGACGCATCACATGAGTTAAAGACGCCGCTTGCTGCTATAAAGGCTCTTGTTGAACCGCTTATATCCAGTGATAATGTGGATATATCTGTTTATAAAGAGTTTTTAAAAGATATAAATTCAGAAGTAGATAGAATGACGAGGCTTGTAAATGAATTGCTGGTCTTAGCTAGAATTGATAAAATTCGTTCAATAGAAAACAAAACGGAAAATATTAGTGAGATAGCTTACAATGTCGTAGAAAACCTTGAAGCAATAGCAAAGCAAAAAGGTGTTTCTTTGATATTTGAAAGCGATAAAAATATTTTTGCTGACGTAGATGCAGATAGATTTTACAGAATGATATATAATGTGGTTGAAAATGGCATAAAATATACTCCAAGCGGTGGTACTGTGAAACTAAATCTTAACTCTGATGATAAAAATGTCTACATAACTATTTCCGATACAGGAATAGGCATAAGTCAGGAAACACTTCCTAAGGTGTTTGAGAGGTTTTCAAGAGGGGATACTGCAAGGTCACAAAAAACTGGTGGCTTTGGTCTTGGGTTGGCTATTGTAAAAGAGATTGTAGACCTTCATAAAGGACATATTGATGTTAAAAGTACTGTTGGGAAAGGTACTGAATTTTACATAACAGTTCCTATTAAAAATGTTTAA
- a CDS encoding Gmad2 immunoglobulin-like domain-containing protein, protein MKKMFLIMILVVAISLTGCFNKPKNKTEQNAPISPKSTVQAVKEVSLYFLNSKMSGLNMETRNISENADILKQVISELMKGPTDQYSKPIIPDSTKLLSVQLKDTTAYVNFSKDYMSATDIDGSTAKYMVAALVNTLTGLPNVNSVQILVEGNKIDSLYGYKIGLDPLTRTVLTGEVYIDKERVKKLQENVSLGKESWRLDPIKVMQEEGGVVGFSPDDDFSLDSKKDGIALINATHDNKSYMITLIQPEGDKDGNIWVISNVKAKFTKIPEADPTKGETFIYGIVKAINYDTRVVTIEREYQDSRDINNEAGPDIKVLPNAIIHRQAKVGYDSQGGYQYSETDMSFSDIKVGDELGMILTKNKEARAIIDSDKSSITTAASQNANIIVLSPMKNNSVSSPVKVVGKARVYEAVVNIRILDSNGNILSQTSVQASAGAPSWGDFEADIQYKPLSTPQDGTLQVFSLSPKDGSVQDLVSIPLYLK, encoded by the coding sequence ATGAAAAAGATGTTTCTTATTATGATATTAGTCGTGGCAATTTCGTTAACAGGATGTTTTAACAAACCAAAAAATAAAACGGAACAAAATGCCCCTATAAGTCCGAAATCTACCGTGCAGGCTGTTAAAGAAGTTTCATTGTATTTTCTAAATAGCAAAATGTCGGGATTAAATATGGAAACAAGAAACATATCGGAGAATGCCGATATTTTGAAACAAGTTATATCTGAATTGATGAAAGGACCTACTGACCAGTATTCGAAGCCAATTATTCCGGATAGTACTAAACTTTTGTCTGTTCAGTTGAAGGATACAACTGCTTATGTAAACTTTTCTAAAGATTATATGTCAGCAACAGATATAGATGGAAGTACAGCGAAATATATGGTGGCTGCACTTGTAAATACACTGACAGGGTTGCCGAATGTAAATAGTGTTCAGATATTAGTTGAAGGAAACAAAATAGACTCATTGTATGGGTATAAAATAGGATTAGATCCATTAACTAGAACTGTGCTAACAGGAGAAGTCTATATCGACAAGGAAAGAGTTAAAAAGCTTCAAGAGAATGTATCTCTTGGAAAGGAGTCCTGGAGGCTGGATCCAATAAAAGTCATGCAAGAGGAAGGCGGAGTTGTTGGTTTCTCACCTGATGATGATTTTTCGTTGGATTCTAAAAAAGATGGCATAGCCTTGATAAATGCTACACATGACAACAAATCGTATATGATAACACTTATCCAACCTGAAGGTGATAAGGATGGCAATATATGGGTAATAAGTAATGTCAAAGCTAAGTTTACAAAGATACCGGAAGCAGATCCGACAAAAGGAGAAACTTTTATCTATGGTATAGTTAAAGCTATAAATTACGATACGAGAGTCGTGACTATAGAAAGGGAATATCAAGATTCCAGAGATATAAATAATGAAGCAGGTCCGGATATTAAGGTATTACCGAATGCTATAATTCATCGCCAAGCGAAAGTTGGGTACGACAGCCAAGGAGGATACCAATATTCTGAAACAGATATGAGTTTTTCTGACATAAAAGTAGGCGATGAGCTTGGCATGATTTTGACAAAAAATAAAGAGGCAAGAGCTATTATTGATTCTGATAAAAGTAGTATTACTACTGCTGCTAGTCAAAATGCAAACATAATCGTCTTATCACCTATGAAAAATAATAGCGTATCAAGTCCTGTTAAAGTAGTAGGGAAGGCTAGAGTTTATGAAGCAGTTGTGAATATTAGGATCTTGGATTCGAATGGAAATATTTTATCCCAGACATCTGTCCAGGCAAGTGCAGGTGCACCATCGTGGGGAGATTTTGAGGCAGACATACAGTATAAGCCATTGTCGACACCACAGGATGGTACACTACAGGTATTTTCTTTGAGCCCAAAAGATGGCTCTGTCCAAGATCTAGTATCTATACCTTTATACCTTAAGTAA
- the yyaC gene encoding spore protease YyaC — translation MDELRVKYDDRNAIKLISAYLAEYLNFDSVILCIGTDKCIGDSLGPIVGDMLSKMVNGINVYGTLKNPIHAINLEENIAYIKRKHPYSNIIAVDACLGDKDNIGKISIKKSPIYPGKGVGKVLPAVGDISIIGVIDAFDIIPIHNTRLGFVFEMAEIIAMSIHRAFYLKASIINNSDISQS, via the coding sequence ATGGATGAATTGCGGGTAAAATATGATGATAGAAATGCTATAAAGCTTATTTCTGCATACTTAGCAGAATACTTAAATTTCGATTCTGTGATACTGTGCATAGGTACAGACAAATGCATAGGTGATTCTTTAGGTCCGATTGTTGGAGATATGCTTTCAAAAATGGTAAATGGCATAAATGTATATGGGACCTTAAAAAATCCTATACACGCCATAAATCTTGAAGAAAACATTGCATACATAAAGAGAAAGCATCCTTACAGCAATATAATAGCTGTCGACGCTTGTCTTGGAGACAAAGATAATATTGGTAAAATATCAATAAAAAAATCACCAATATATCCAGGAAAAGGTGTAGGAAAAGTGCTTCCTGCTGTTGGTGACATATCTATAATAGGCGTCATAGACGCTTTTGATATTATTCCTATACATAATACAAGGCTTGGATTTGTATTTGAAATGGCTGAAATTATCGCAATGAGTATCCATAGAGCCTTTTACTTAAAAGCTTCTATAATAAATAACTCTGACATAAGTCAGAGTTAA
- a CDS encoding phosphodiester glycosidase family protein, with the protein MNCRKLISLSLVSLLIFSSVIMQSISANAYSVITTNENQQVLSKGVTQKNITYFTTDGFINVNVLYIDLNDSNTSISTIFNPSGFKDRMNVEDMANGNGAIAAVNGDFFDTKQGFIIGASVKNGNLLTVPYYKGNYATFAIDKDNNPSIGYWKSTSLNITLPDGSQTPISALNNIGSLSNGTSCVIFTKDWNSNTPGVSDNYKDLVEVIVDSNNKVVDVRQGKGPTLIPDGGYSIDATGNVASTLLNLKYGDTVIKNISTDPPFDNFKMAVSGGTILVSNGSIPQQFTDNVDGIYARTAIGYTQDRKHVIIATVDNANTRGMTEKELAQLMINFGAYDAMNLDGGGSTQMAVRELGDSQAKLQNTVPGYERNVANGVGVFNTAPAGNLYALKLEADSSNVFVGTHRSITVKGYDENYQPVKIDQNNVSFSINGIAGKFDGNEFLAESAGDGVITARVGNVTGTLKIKALDTLADIRFNPYSLNINKGSTVSISVTGKDLNGYRAPIEDRDINWTVYNNVGTISNGVFTASNGDVSGALSANINGKVGNLLVKVGQGSDFDASQLPKPLDFVSLDSRNKEMDVNNTNNSFKFMVFGNTDYDTLLRLQISLKAADTANKDYPLIVFTGDVNDRVLKSLNIQYIKAGNSYGVYDFRNSTFITLDDTKGGLLSSNKDQWSWFLNALNNVKGDNLFIVLPKPVWGSDGFKDTREAQLFEDTLQKFRENTGKSVWIIYNGSAPFYTTLNDNIRYISNYGTNYGGGKMDIYTDARYISIMVNGKDIYYQDKNLFTK; encoded by the coding sequence TTGAACTGCCGAAAGCTGATAAGTTTAAGTTTAGTCTCACTACTCATATTTTCTTCTGTTATTATGCAGAGCATTTCTGCAAATGCGTATTCTGTAATCACTACAAATGAGAACCAGCAAGTACTCAGTAAAGGAGTTACACAAAAAAATATTACATATTTCACTACAGATGGTTTTATAAATGTCAATGTTCTTTACATTGACCTAAATGACAGCAATACATCCATATCAACCATCTTCAATCCATCAGGTTTTAAAGATAGGATGAATGTTGAAGACATGGCAAACGGAAATGGTGCAATAGCAGCAGTAAATGGCGATTTTTTTGATACAAAGCAGGGATTTATCATAGGTGCATCAGTTAAAAATGGAAACCTTTTGACTGTTCCTTATTACAAAGGAAACTACGCCACGTTTGCAATTGATAAAGACAACAATCCATCTATAGGCTATTGGAAAAGTACTTCATTAAATATAACACTTCCAGATGGAAGTCAAACACCCATAAGTGCATTAAACAATATTGGTTCATTAAGCAATGGCACATCATGTGTAATCTTTACAAAAGATTGGAATTCAAATACGCCCGGTGTCAGCGATAATTACAAAGATCTTGTTGAAGTTATAGTTGATAGCAACAACAAAGTCGTAGATGTAAGGCAAGGGAAGGGACCCACTTTAATTCCTGATGGCGGCTATTCAATAGATGCTACTGGCAATGTCGCTTCAACTTTATTAAATCTTAAATATGGTGATACTGTAATCAAAAATATATCTACAGACCCTCCATTTGACAATTTCAAAATGGCTGTAAGCGGTGGGACTATTCTTGTATCAAACGGGTCTATCCCACAGCAATTTACTGATAACGTAGACGGCATATACGCAAGAACAGCCATAGGGTATACGCAGGACAGGAAACATGTAATTATAGCGACAGTCGACAATGCAAACACAAGAGGAATGACAGAAAAAGAATTAGCCCAATTGATGATCAATTTCGGTGCGTATGATGCAATGAATTTAGATGGCGGTGGCTCAACTCAAATGGCAGTTAGAGAACTAGGGGACAGCCAGGCAAAACTTCAAAATACCGTACCAGGTTATGAAAGAAATGTTGCAAATGGCGTAGGCGTATTTAACACAGCCCCAGCAGGAAACCTTTATGCACTAAAATTAGAAGCTGACAGCTCAAATGTCTTTGTAGGTACTCACAGATCCATCACAGTAAAAGGTTACGATGAAAATTATCAGCCAGTAAAGATAGATCAAAATAACGTATCATTTTCTATAAATGGCATTGCGGGAAAATTCGACGGAAATGAATTTTTAGCAGAAAGTGCTGGTGATGGCGTAATCACTGCAAGAGTGGGAAATGTTACAGGCACATTAAAAATAAAAGCATTAGATACGCTTGCAGACATTAGATTTAACCCTTATTCATTAAATATAAATAAAGGTTCTACAGTATCTATTTCTGTAACAGGTAAAGATTTAAACGGATATAGGGCACCAATAGAAGACAGAGATATAAATTGGACAGTGTACAATAACGTAGGTACTATAAGTAACGGTGTCTTTACAGCATCCAATGGAGACGTATCAGGTGCATTATCAGCAAATATAAATGGTAAAGTCGGAAATCTTCTTGTAAAAGTCGGACAAGGGTCAGATTTTGACGCATCGCAACTTCCAAAGCCATTAGATTTTGTATCACTTGACAGCAGAAATAAAGAAATGGATGTTAACAATACCAATAATTCATTTAAATTTATGGTATTTGGTAACACAGATTATGACACACTTTTAAGACTTCAAATTTCATTAAAAGCTGCAGATACAGCCAACAAAGATTATCCTCTTATAGTTTTTACAGGTGATGTAAATGACAGAGTTCTAAAATCGTTGAACATTCAATACATAAAAGCAGGTAATTCATACGGAGTATACGATTTTCGAAATTCTACATTTATAACGCTAGATGACACAAAAGGCGGCTTGCTTTCATCAAACAAAGACCAGTGGAGCTGGTTTCTAAATGCGCTAAACAACGTAAAAGGTGATAATTTATTTATAGTTTTGCCTAAACCTGTATGGGGCTCTGATGGATTTAAAGATACAAGAGAAGCTCAGTTGTTTGAAGATACCCTTCAAAAATTCAGAGAAAATACAGGCAAAAGTGTGTGGATAATATATAACGGTAGTGCTCCTTTTTACACAACATTAAATGACAACATAAGGTATATATCGAATTATGGTACAAATTATGGTGGAGGAAAAATGGATATATATACTGATGCAAGGTATATCTCAATAATGGTCAATGGAAAAGATATTTACTATCAAGATAAAAACTTATTCACAAAGTAG
- a CDS encoding peroxiredoxin produces MSLVGKKAPDFKLDSTKGPISLSDYKGKWVVLFFYPLDFSSVCSTEIPEFNRMKPEFDKLNAELLGINTDSVYSHKAWIESLGGVDFPLLSDYNKEVTKQYGILIEDAGIALRAAFIINPDGIIDYEVVHEPVIGRNVDEILRVLNALQTGHACPVGWKPGDKVLD; encoded by the coding sequence ATGTCTTTGGTGGGGAAAAAAGCTCCTGATTTTAAATTAGACAGCACTAAAGGTCCTATATCTCTATCCGATTATAAAGGGAAATGGGTTGTATTGTTCTTTTATCCACTCGACTTTTCGTCCGTATGTTCTACTGAGATACCAGAGTTTAATAGGATGAAGCCTGAATTTGACAAACTTAATGCTGAGTTATTAGGCATAAACACAGATAGCGTTTATTCCCATAAGGCGTGGATAGAAAGCCTTGGGGGAGTCGATTTTCCGCTTTTATCTGATTACAATAAAGAAGTCACCAAACAGTATGGTATACTTATTGAAGATGCTGGTATTGCTTTAAGAGCAGCATTTATCATTAACCCAGATGGAATTATTGATTATGAAGTTGTACATGAGCCAGTAATCGGCAGAAATGTCGATGAAATACTAAGAGTGCTTAACGCACTTCAAACAGGCCATGCTTGTCCTGTCGGCTGGAAACCGGGGGATAAAGTATTAGATTAA
- a CDS encoding rubrerythrin family protein: MREMTTKNLSDAYAGESQAHMRYQIFADVAEKEGKPNIAKLFRAISYAELVHATNHYRTLGEIGDTVANLDKAIAGETFEVEEMYPAYRAVADLQEEKSADRSFHGALEAEKLHAKMYTDAKAAALKNEDINISKVYICPVCGYTAIDTAPEKCPVCGVSRDKFVEF; encoded by the coding sequence ATGAGAGAAATGACGACAAAAAATCTAAGTGATGCTTACGCTGGTGAAAGCCAGGCACATATGAGGTACCAAATATTTGCTGATGTTGCAGAGAAGGAAGGCAAACCAAACATAGCGAAGCTTTTTAGAGCTATATCGTACGCAGAACTGGTTCACGCTACAAATCACTATAGGACATTAGGAGAGATTGGAGATACTGTAGCAAATCTTGACAAAGCTATAGCAGGTGAGACGTTTGAGGTAGAAGAGATGTATCCTGCATATAGAGCTGTTGCAGATTTACAAGAAGAGAAATCTGCAGACAGAAGTTTTCATGGAGCGCTGGAAGCTGAAAAATTACATGCAAAGATGTACACAGATGCAAAAGCTGCAGCATTGAAAAATGAAGACATAAATATTTCTAAAGTTTATATTTGCCCAGTATGTGGCTATACTGCAATTGATACAGCACCAGAAAAATGCCCTGTATGTGGTGTATCAAGAGATAAGTTTGTTGAATTCTAA